The proteins below come from a single Drosophila teissieri strain GT53w chromosome 3L, Prin_Dtei_1.1, whole genome shotgun sequence genomic window:
- the LOC122615969 gene encoding bax inhibitor 1 isoform X3: MADTANYINDRFQTFMNGLGDRYEPYVREHLSKVYMVLGSTAAATAMGALLQMRDFLDLGVLAAVATLVLVLGLHFYKDDGKNYYTRLSMLYAFGFCSGQTLGPLLGYICSINPAIILSALTGTFVTFISLSLAALLAEQGKYLYLGGMLVSVINTMALLSLFNMVFKSYFVQVTQLYVGVFVMAAFIVYDTQNIVEKCRNGNRDVVQHALDLFFDVLSMFRRLLIILTQKLKTFMV, from the exons ATGGCAGATACTGCGAATTACATCAATGACCGTTTCCAGACGTTCATGAACGGCCTCGGCGACCGTTA TGAGCCCTATGTGCGCGAGCACCTGTCAAAGGTCTACATGGTCCTGGGCAGCACTGCCGCTGCAACGGCCATGGGAGCCCTGCTTCAGATGCGTGACTTTCTCGATCTTGGAGTCCTGGCAGCGGTGGCCACTCTAGTCCTGGTTTTGGGACTGCACTTCTACAAGGATGACGGCAAGAACTACTACACACGTTTGAGCATGCTCTACGCCTTCGGATTCTGCTCTGGTCAGACGCTCGGACCGCTCCTCGGCTATATTTGCAGCATCAATCCGGCCATAATCCTGTCCGCCCTTACGGGCACCTTCGTCACCTTCATCTCGCTCTCCTTGGCCGCCCTTCTGGCCGAGCAGGGCAAGTACCTATATCTGGGTGGAATGCTAGTTAGCGTCATCAACACCATGGCTCTGCTCAGTCTCTTTAACATGGTCTTCAAGTCCTACTTCGTGCAAGTG ACTCAACTGTATGTTGGCGTTTTCGTAATGGCTGCCTTCATCGTCTACGACACACAGAACATTGTGGAGAAGTGCCGAAACGGAAACCGCGATGTGGTGCAGCACGCTTTAGATTTGTTCTTCGATGTACTCAGCATGTTCCGCCGGCTGCTGATTATCCTGACGCAGAAG CTCAAGACCTTCATGGTTTAA
- the LOC122617628 gene encoding uncharacterized protein LOC122617628, with product MICLSRLAIINLPSVWPSKRSMDSEQKDSKASVKPAALRDFQRPLQIHTKRGYIKWFNKLSRCQKTRHLAGRMHPRL from the exons ATGATTTGCCTGTCACGTCTGGCCATCATTAACTTGCCCAGTGTCTGGCCATCAAAGAGATCCATGGATTCTGAGCAGAAGGATAGCAAAG CTTCTGTAAAGCCAGCTGCACTGAGGGACTTTCAGAGACCTTTGCAGATCCACACGAAAAGAGGCTACATCAAGTGGTTCAACAAACTGAGTCGCTGCCAGAAAACTCGTCACCTTGCGGGAAGAATGCATCCCAGGTTGTAG
- the LOC122615727 gene encoding cleavage and polyadenylation specificity factor subunit 6 isoform X1 — MADVVLDLYAEDLDKDFAGQAQDEFGGDGVDLYDDIGGPTEAAASGGGGGGTPSADGAAGPGSGEIGERNSGGPNGVYHQSSGSLTPTMNRRYQLYVGNLTWWTTDQDIANSLRDIGVSDLQEVKFFENRANGQSKGFSVISLGSESSLRAVLDQLPKKEMHGQAPVVTYPSKQALTQFESLQKTRPVPPPQQNGPPRGPAPPSMGGGPMPTGHPGGPQGGGPPGHPPRGMNSIMQPGQYRPQHMSQVPQVGGPNSGPPRMQPPMHPQGGLMGNQQPPPRYPSAQGQWPGQRPGGPRPGPPNGPPQRPMFQGGPMGMPVRGPPGPDWRRPPMHGGFPPQGPPRGLPPAPGPGGPHGAPAPHVNPAFFNQPGGPAQHPGMGGPPHGAPGPQPGMNMPPQQGMNMTPQHGPPPQFAQHGPRGPWPPPQGKPPGPFPDPQQMGPQLTEVEFEEVMSRNRTVSSSAIARAVSDAAAGEYSSAIETLVTAISLIKQSKVAHDERCKILISSLQDTLHGIEAKSYNRRERSRSRERSHRSRQRRERSTSRYRERSRERERDRDRERERDGGSYRERSRSRERERQAPDHYRDDSRSVRPRKSPEPVVAEAAEAPSSKRYYEDRERYRSSDRERRDRDRDRDRERERDRDRREEHRSRH, encoded by the exons ATGGCCGACGTGGTCTTGGATCTGTACGCGGAGGACCTCGACAAGGACTTTGCAGGGCAGGCTCAG GACGAATTTGGAGGTGATGGAGTAGACCTATACGATGACATAGGCGGTCCCACCGAAGCGGCCGCCTCAGGTGGCGGGGGAGGTGGAACGCCTTCCGCAGATGGAGCCGCTGGACCAGGCTCCGGGGAAATCGGCGAACGGAATTCCGGTGGTCCCAATGGGGTGTACCATCAGAGCAGTGGTAGCCTCACTCCGACCATGAATCGCCGTTATCAGCTGTATGTGGGCAATCTCACCTGGTGGACCACTGACCAGGATATCGCCAATTCGCTGCGAGACATTGGCGTGAGTGATTTACAGGAAGTGAAGTTTTTCGAGAATAGGGCCAACGGTCAGTCGAAGGGCTTCAGTGTAATCTCCCTCGGCTCAGAGTCCAGCCTGCGCGCCGTGCTCGACCAGCTGCCCAAGAAGGAGATGCATGGGCAAGCGCCGGTGGTCACGTACCCCAGCAAGCAGGCACTCACCCAATTTGAGAGTTTGCAAAAGACGCGTCCagtgccgccgccgcagcagaATGGACCGCCGAGGGGTCCGGCACCACCCAGTATGGGTGGCGGGCCAATGCCCACCGGACATCCAGGAGGACCGCAAGGAGGAGGTCCCCCAGGACATCCACCGCGCGGTATGAACTCCATCATGCAGCCGGGCCAGTACCGACCGCAGCACATGTCCCAGGTGCCCCAGGTGGGCGGACCCAACTCAGGACCTCCACGAATGCAG CCGCCGATGCATCCGCAAGGCGGGCTCATGGGCAACCAACAGCCGCCACCCCGGTATCCGTCAGCGCAGGGCCAATGGCCAGGTCAGCGGCCAGGCGGACCGCGACCCGGTCCACCGAACGGACCGCCGCAGCGACCAATG TTCCAAGGAGGCCCCATGGGCATGCCCGTCAGGGGTCCGCCAGGTCCCGACTGGCGTCGTCCACCCATGCACGGTGGTTTCCCTCCGCAAGGTCCGCCACGTGGCCTTCCGCCAGCACCAGGTCCGGGCGGACCGCACGGCGCACCCGCACCCCACGTCAATCCGGCATTCTTCAACCAGCCTGGTGGTCCTGCCCAGCATCCGGGCATGGGTGGTCCGCCGCACGGAGCTCCCGGTCCGCAGCCAGGCATGAATATGCCACCGCAACAGGGCATGAACATGACGCCACAGCATGGACCGCCGCCCCAGTTCGCCCAGCATGGTCCACGGGGTCCGTGGCCGCCGCCGCAGGGTAAGCCACCAGGTCCCTTCCCCGATCCTCAGCAGATGGGTCCGCAACTGACAGAGGTTGAGTTCGAGGAGGTGATGAGCAGAAATCGCACAGTCAGCAGTTCGGCGATCGCCAG aGCTGTTTCTGATGCAGCCGCCGGTGAATACTCGAGCGCCATCGAGACACTGGTCACAGCCATTTCACTGATCAAACAGTCCAAGGTAGCGCACGATGAGCGCTGCAAAATCCTGATCAGCTCGCTGCAGGACACGTTGCATGGCATCGAGGCCAAGAGCTACAATAGGCGCGAAAGGTCGCGGTCAAGGGAGCGATCCCATCGCAGCCGGCAGCGACGTGAGCGTTCCACGTCCAGGTACCGCGAGCGATCTCGAGAGCGGGAACGCGATCGGGATCGCGAGCGTGAACGGGATGGCGG AAGCTACAGGGAGAGGTCACGCAGCAGAGAACGTGAACGTCAGGCTCCGGATCACTACAGGGATGACAG CCGATCGGTACGTCCACGAAAGTCGCCGGAACCCGTAGTCGCCGAAGCAGCGGAGGCGCCATCATCAAAGCGCTACTACGAGGATCGGGAGAGGTACCGCTCCTCGGACCGGGAGCGGCGTGACCGCGATCGGGACCGTGACCGCGAGCGCGAGCGTGATCGCGACAGGCGTGAGGAGCACCGTTCCCGGCATTGA
- the LOC122615971 gene encoding gustatory receptor for bitter taste 66a codes for MAQAEDTVQPLLQQFQQLFFISKIAGILPQDLEKFRSRNLLEKSRNGMIYMLCTLILYVVLYNILIYSFGEEDRTLKASQSTLTFVIGLFLTYIGLIMMASDQLAALRNQGRVGGLYERIRLVDERLYKEGCLMDNSTIGRRIRIMLIMTVVFELSILVATYVKLVDYSQWMSVLWIVSAIPTFINTLDKIWFAVSLYALKERFEAINANLEELVDTHEKHKLWLRGDQEVLPPLDSSQPPQYDSNLEYLYKELGGLDIGSIGKSSVSGSGKNKVAPVAHSMNSFGEAIDAASRKPPPPPLASNMVHESELGNAAKVEEKLNNLCQVHDEICEIGKVLNELWSYPILSLMAYGFLIFTAQLYFLYCATQFQSIPSLFRSAKNPFITVIVLSYTSGKCVYLIYLSWKTSQASKRTGISLHKCGVVADDNLLYEIVNHLSLKLLNHSVDFSACGFFTLDMETLYGVSGGITSYLIILIQFNLAAQQAKEAIQTFNSLNDTAGLVGAATDMDNISSTLHDFVSTTMTPVG; via the exons ATGGCGCAGGCAGAGGACACAGTTCAACCACTATTGCAGCAGTTCCAGCAACTATTCTTTATATCCAAGATAGCTGGAATTCTGCCGCAGGATCTCGAGAAGTTTCGCTCTAGGAATCTGCTGGAGAAATCCCGCAATGGCATGATTTACATGCTGTGTACGCTGATACTCTACGTAGTACTCTACAATATTTTGATATACTCCTTTGGGGAGGAGGACCGCACCCTAAAGGCCTCGCAAA GCACCTTGACTTTTGTGATTGGCTTGTTTCTAACCTATATCGGTCTCATTATGATGGCTTCAGACCAGTTGGCCGCGTTACGAAACCAGGGTAGAGTAGGAGGGCTCTACGAGCGCATCCGTCTAGTGGATGAGCGCCTTTACAAAGAGGGGTGTCTTATGGACAACAGTACAATTGGAAGACGCATCCGGATTATGCTGATCATGACGGTCGTCTTTGAATTGTCCATTTTGGTGGCCACCTACGTCAAGCTGGTGGACTATAGTCAATGGATGTCCGTGCTATGGATAGTGTCCGCCATTCCCACGTTCATCAACACGCTGGACAAGATTTGGTTCGCTGTGTCTTTATATGCGTTAAAAGAACGCTTTGAGGCCATAAACGCCAAcctggaggagctggtggaCACGCACGAGAAGCACAAGCTGTGGCTCCGAGGCGATCAAGAGGTTTTGCCTCCTCTAGACAGCTCCCAGCCGCCTCAGTATGACAGCAACCTGGAGTATCTGTACAAGGAACTAGGAGGCTTGGACATAGGTTCCATTGGCAAAAGTTCCGTGTCTGGTTCGGGGAAAAACAAGGTAGCACCAGTGGCCCACTCCATGAACTCCTTTGGCGAAGCTATTGATGCGGCCAGCAGGAAGCCTCCACCGCCTCCCCTGGCATCTAACATGGTCCATGAAAGCGAGCTGGGAAATGCCGCTAAGGTGGAGGAGAAGCTGAACAACCTGTGCCAGGTGCATGACGAGATTTGTGAGATCGGAAAGGTTTTGAACGAGCTGTGGAGCTATCCCATCCTATCCCTAATGGCCTATGGGTTCCTAATTTTCACTGCTCAACTATATTTCCTCTACTGCGCTACACAGTTCCAATCGATTCCATCGCTTTTTCGTTCCGCCAAGAATCCCTTCATCACGGTTATAGTTCTAAGTTATACGTCTGGAAAATGTGTGTACCTCATCTACCTGAGTTGGAAAACGTCGCAGGCCTCCAAGCGCACAGGAATCAGTCTGCACAAGTGCGGCGTAGTGGCAGATGATAATCTTCTTTACGAAATAGTAAACCACCTATCGCTAAAATTGCTCAACCACTCAGTGGACTTCTCCGCTTGTGGCTTTTTTACCCTGGACATGGAAACATTGTATGGCGTAAGTGGCGGAATCACTAGCTACCTGATCATCCTGATTCAGTTCAATTTGGCCGCCCAGCAGGCCAAAGAGGCCATCCAGACCTTCAACTCACTTAACGACACCGCCGGCTTGGTTGGTGCCGCCACCGATATGGATAATATTAGCTCCACGCTGCATGATTTCGTCAGCACCACCATGACACCGGTGGGctaa
- the LOC122615969 gene encoding bax inhibitor 1 isoform X2, whose translation MADTANYINDRFQTFMNGLGDRYEPYVREHLSKVYMVLGSTAAATAMGALLQMRDFLDLGVLAAVATLVLVLGLHFYKDDGKNYYTRLSMLYAFGFCSGQTLGPLLGYICSINPAIILSALTGTFVTFISLSLAALLAEQGKYLYLGGMLVSVINTMALLSLFNMVFKSYFVQVTQLYVGVFVMAAFIVYDTQNIVEKCRNGNRDVVQHALDLFFDVLSMFRRLLIILTQKEERKQNERRKRN comes from the exons ATGGCAGATACTGCGAATTACATCAATGACCGTTTCCAGACGTTCATGAACGGCCTCGGCGACCGTTA TGAGCCCTATGTGCGCGAGCACCTGTCAAAGGTCTACATGGTCCTGGGCAGCACTGCCGCTGCAACGGCCATGGGAGCCCTGCTTCAGATGCGTGACTTTCTCGATCTTGGAGTCCTGGCAGCGGTGGCCACTCTAGTCCTGGTTTTGGGACTGCACTTCTACAAGGATGACGGCAAGAACTACTACACACGTTTGAGCATGCTCTACGCCTTCGGATTCTGCTCTGGTCAGACGCTCGGACCGCTCCTCGGCTATATTTGCAGCATCAATCCGGCCATAATCCTGTCCGCCCTTACGGGCACCTTCGTCACCTTCATCTCGCTCTCCTTGGCCGCCCTTCTGGCCGAGCAGGGCAAGTACCTATATCTGGGTGGAATGCTAGTTAGCGTCATCAACACCATGGCTCTGCTCAGTCTCTTTAACATGGTCTTCAAGTCCTACTTCGTGCAAGTG ACTCAACTGTATGTTGGCGTTTTCGTAATGGCTGCCTTCATCGTCTACGACACACAGAACATTGTGGAGAAGTGCCGAAACGGAAACCGCGATGTGGTGCAGCACGCTTTAGATTTGTTCTTCGATGTACTCAGCATGTTCCGCCGGCTGCTGATTATCCTGACGCAGAAG GAGGAGCGAAAACAGAATGAACGCCGCAAGAGAAACTAA
- the LOC122615727 gene encoding cleavage and polyadenylation specificity factor subunit 6 isoform X2: protein MADVVLDLYAEDLDKDFAGQAQDEFGGDGVDLYDDIGGPTEAAASGGGGGGTPSADGAAGPGSGEIGERNSGGPNGVYHQSSGSLTPTMNRRYQLYVGNLTWWTTDQDIANSLRDIGVSDLQEVKFFENRANGQSKGFSVISLGSESSLRAVLDQLPKKEMHGQAPVVTYPSKQALTQFESLQKTRPVPPPQQNGPPRGPAPPSMGGGPMPTGHPGGPQGGGPPGHPPRGMNSIMQPGQYRPQHMSQVPQVGGPNSGPPRMQFQGGPMGMPVRGPPGPDWRRPPMHGGFPPQGPPRGLPPAPGPGGPHGAPAPHVNPAFFNQPGGPAQHPGMGGPPHGAPGPQPGMNMPPQQGMNMTPQHGPPPQFAQHGPRGPWPPPQGKPPGPFPDPQQMGPQLTEVEFEEVMSRNRTVSSSAIARAVSDAAAGEYSSAIETLVTAISLIKQSKVAHDERCKILISSLQDTLHGIEAKSYNRRERSRSRERSHRSRQRRERSTSRYRERSRERERDRDRERERDGGSYRERSRSRERERQAPDHYRDDSRSVRPRKSPEPVVAEAAEAPSSKRYYEDRERYRSSDRERRDRDRDRDRERERDRDRREEHRSRH, encoded by the exons ATGGCCGACGTGGTCTTGGATCTGTACGCGGAGGACCTCGACAAGGACTTTGCAGGGCAGGCTCAG GACGAATTTGGAGGTGATGGAGTAGACCTATACGATGACATAGGCGGTCCCACCGAAGCGGCCGCCTCAGGTGGCGGGGGAGGTGGAACGCCTTCCGCAGATGGAGCCGCTGGACCAGGCTCCGGGGAAATCGGCGAACGGAATTCCGGTGGTCCCAATGGGGTGTACCATCAGAGCAGTGGTAGCCTCACTCCGACCATGAATCGCCGTTATCAGCTGTATGTGGGCAATCTCACCTGGTGGACCACTGACCAGGATATCGCCAATTCGCTGCGAGACATTGGCGTGAGTGATTTACAGGAAGTGAAGTTTTTCGAGAATAGGGCCAACGGTCAGTCGAAGGGCTTCAGTGTAATCTCCCTCGGCTCAGAGTCCAGCCTGCGCGCCGTGCTCGACCAGCTGCCCAAGAAGGAGATGCATGGGCAAGCGCCGGTGGTCACGTACCCCAGCAAGCAGGCACTCACCCAATTTGAGAGTTTGCAAAAGACGCGTCCagtgccgccgccgcagcagaATGGACCGCCGAGGGGTCCGGCACCACCCAGTATGGGTGGCGGGCCAATGCCCACCGGACATCCAGGAGGACCGCAAGGAGGAGGTCCCCCAGGACATCCACCGCGCGGTATGAACTCCATCATGCAGCCGGGCCAGTACCGACCGCAGCACATGTCCCAGGTGCCCCAGGTGGGCGGACCCAACTCAGGACCTCCACGAATGCAG TTCCAAGGAGGCCCCATGGGCATGCCCGTCAGGGGTCCGCCAGGTCCCGACTGGCGTCGTCCACCCATGCACGGTGGTTTCCCTCCGCAAGGTCCGCCACGTGGCCTTCCGCCAGCACCAGGTCCGGGCGGACCGCACGGCGCACCCGCACCCCACGTCAATCCGGCATTCTTCAACCAGCCTGGTGGTCCTGCCCAGCATCCGGGCATGGGTGGTCCGCCGCACGGAGCTCCCGGTCCGCAGCCAGGCATGAATATGCCACCGCAACAGGGCATGAACATGACGCCACAGCATGGACCGCCGCCCCAGTTCGCCCAGCATGGTCCACGGGGTCCGTGGCCGCCGCCGCAGGGTAAGCCACCAGGTCCCTTCCCCGATCCTCAGCAGATGGGTCCGCAACTGACAGAGGTTGAGTTCGAGGAGGTGATGAGCAGAAATCGCACAGTCAGCAGTTCGGCGATCGCCAG aGCTGTTTCTGATGCAGCCGCCGGTGAATACTCGAGCGCCATCGAGACACTGGTCACAGCCATTTCACTGATCAAACAGTCCAAGGTAGCGCACGATGAGCGCTGCAAAATCCTGATCAGCTCGCTGCAGGACACGTTGCATGGCATCGAGGCCAAGAGCTACAATAGGCGCGAAAGGTCGCGGTCAAGGGAGCGATCCCATCGCAGCCGGCAGCGACGTGAGCGTTCCACGTCCAGGTACCGCGAGCGATCTCGAGAGCGGGAACGCGATCGGGATCGCGAGCGTGAACGGGATGGCGG AAGCTACAGGGAGAGGTCACGCAGCAGAGAACGTGAACGTCAGGCTCCGGATCACTACAGGGATGACAG CCGATCGGTACGTCCACGAAAGTCGCCGGAACCCGTAGTCGCCGAAGCAGCGGAGGCGCCATCATCAAAGCGCTACTACGAGGATCGGGAGAGGTACCGCTCCTCGGACCGGGAGCGGCGTGACCGCGATCGGGACCGTGACCGCGAGCGCGAGCGTGATCGCGACAGGCGTGAGGAGCACCGTTCCCGGCATTGA
- the LOC122615969 gene encoding bax inhibitor 1 isoform X1: MADTANYINDRFQTFMNGLGDRYEPYVREHLSKVYMVLGSTAAATAMGALLQMRDFLDLGVLAAVATLVLVLGLHFYKDDGKNYYTRLSMLYAFGFCSGQTLGPLLGYICSINPAIILSALTGTFVTFISLSLAALLAEQGKYLYLGGMLVSVINTMALLSLFNMVFKSYFVQVTQLYVGVFVMAAFIVYDTQNIVEKCRNGNRDVVQHALDLFFDVLSMFRRLLIILTQKPPHPAQDLHGLRQLKTERNVRIS; the protein is encoded by the exons ATGGCAGATACTGCGAATTACATCAATGACCGTTTCCAGACGTTCATGAACGGCCTCGGCGACCGTTA TGAGCCCTATGTGCGCGAGCACCTGTCAAAGGTCTACATGGTCCTGGGCAGCACTGCCGCTGCAACGGCCATGGGAGCCCTGCTTCAGATGCGTGACTTTCTCGATCTTGGAGTCCTGGCAGCGGTGGCCACTCTAGTCCTGGTTTTGGGACTGCACTTCTACAAGGATGACGGCAAGAACTACTACACACGTTTGAGCATGCTCTACGCCTTCGGATTCTGCTCTGGTCAGACGCTCGGACCGCTCCTCGGCTATATTTGCAGCATCAATCCGGCCATAATCCTGTCCGCCCTTACGGGCACCTTCGTCACCTTCATCTCGCTCTCCTTGGCCGCCCTTCTGGCCGAGCAGGGCAAGTACCTATATCTGGGTGGAATGCTAGTTAGCGTCATCAACACCATGGCTCTGCTCAGTCTCTTTAACATGGTCTTCAAGTCCTACTTCGTGCAAGTG ACTCAACTGTATGTTGGCGTTTTCGTAATGGCTGCCTTCATCGTCTACGACACACAGAACATTGTGGAGAAGTGCCGAAACGGAAACCGCGATGTGGTGCAGCACGCTTTAGATTTGTTCTTCGATGTACTCAGCATGTTCCGCCGGCTGCTGATTATCCTGACGCAGAAG CCCCCTCACCCAGCTCAAGACCTTCATGGTTTAAGGCAGCTCAAGACGGAGCGAAACGTCCGAATTAGCTGA